The Panacibacter microcysteis genome includes a window with the following:
- a CDS encoding thiol-disulfide oxidoreductase DCC family protein, which produces MTTGAGNLIVLFDGVCNYCNAMVNFAIRNDSNGRLKFSPLQSATGTALRKQYAIPEETDSLVFIENGKAYTYADAALRIAAYLDWPAKSLFALRIFPSFISNPLYKWIAKNRYKWFGKKDACMLPTPAVKRRFLD; this is translated from the coding sequence ATGACGACTGGAGCAGGAAACCTTATTGTATTATTTGATGGCGTTTGCAATTACTGCAACGCCATGGTCAATTTCGCCATTCGCAACGACAGCAATGGAAGGCTGAAATTTTCACCGTTACAATCAGCAACAGGAACTGCATTGAGAAAACAGTATGCAATACCGGAAGAAACAGACAGCCTGGTATTTATTGAAAATGGCAAAGCCTATACCTATGCAGATGCTGCATTGCGCATTGCCGCTTACCTGGACTGGCCGGCAAAATCACTGTTTGCACTGCGCATTTTCCCTTCTTTTATAAGCAACCCTTTGTACAAATGGATTGCTAAAAACAGGTATAAGTGGTTTGGTAAAAAAGATGCCTGTATGTTACCAACACCTGCAGTTAAACGACGCTTCCTGGATTAA
- a CDS encoding 4-hydroxy-3-methylbut-2-enyl diphosphate reductase → MKKFNVPNIYRSDLMSAIKNNRKQADKLKKDFTPTLLDFGPVQIYLARHFGFCYGVENAIEIAFNTIDENPGKRIFLLSEMIHNPQVNADLTARGVQFLQDTYGKQIIPFDSLTPDDVVIIPAFGTTVAIEKLLNEKGIRTEQYNTTCPFVEKVWNRSEQIAKKGYSIVVHGKPKHEETRATFSHASSHTPTVVVNDMRETIELAKYITGEKPAEHFYTEFNGRYSAGFDVMRDLERIGVVNQTTQLATDTQAIAEYLRDVIKKYYGLDEITIAGRFSDTRDTLCYATNDNQAAVAGMLETPADLAIVVGGYNSSNTSHLVELCEQRLPTYFINNADKIISRDEIIHCNWVTKEEKTVKSFLPSATPVKMLITSGASCPDAVVEDVIDKIISFYPVNNSISQLAESFI, encoded by the coding sequence ATGAAGAAGTTCAACGTTCCTAATATATATCGCAGCGATTTAATGAGCGCTATTAAGAACAACCGGAAACAGGCTGATAAACTAAAAAAAGACTTTACGCCTACACTGCTCGATTTCGGCCCGGTACAGATATACCTGGCCCGCCATTTTGGTTTTTGTTATGGTGTAGAGAATGCAATAGAAATTGCATTTAATACGATTGATGAAAATCCCGGCAAGAGAATATTCCTGCTGAGTGAAATGATCCACAATCCCCAGGTGAATGCAGACCTTACTGCACGCGGTGTTCAGTTTTTGCAGGATACTTATGGCAAACAGATCATTCCTTTCGACAGTCTTACGCCGGACGATGTGGTGATCATTCCGGCATTTGGTACAACGGTGGCTATCGAAAAACTGTTGAATGAAAAAGGCATCAGGACAGAGCAATACAATACCACCTGTCCTTTTGTTGAAAAGGTTTGGAACCGCAGCGAGCAAATTGCTAAAAAAGGTTACAGTATTGTAGTACATGGCAAACCAAAACATGAAGAAACAAGGGCAACCTTTTCTCATGCATCATCTCATACACCCACAGTGGTGGTGAATGACATGCGTGAAACTATAGAGCTGGCAAAGTATATTACCGGCGAAAAGCCCGCCGAACATTTTTATACCGAATTCAATGGAAGGTATTCAGCAGGGTTCGATGTAATGCGGGATTTGGAGAGGATTGGTGTGGTAAACCAGACAACACAACTGGCTACAGATACACAGGCTATTGCCGAATACCTCAGAGATGTTATTAAAAAGTATTATGGCCTTGATGAGATTACAATAGCTGGGCGCTTTTCTGATACAAGAGATACATTATGTTACGCCACGAATGATAACCAGGCTGCAGTAGCAGGCATGCTTGAAACTCCTGCCGATCTTGCAATTGTAGTGGGTGGATACAACAGCAGTAATACTTCTCACCTGGTAGAGCTTTGCGAACAAAGGCTGCCTACGTACTTTATAAACAACGCTGATAAAATAATTTCCCGTGACGAAATCATTCATTGCAATTGGGTAACAAAAGAAGAAAAAACTGTGAAAAGTTTTTTGCCTTCTGCAACGCCTGTAAAAATGCTGATTACAAGCGGTGCAAGTTGCCCGGACGCTGTTGTGGAGGATGTTATTGATAAAATAATATCATTTTATCCCGTTAATAATTCCATTAGTCAGCTTGCAGAAAGTTTTATATAA
- a CDS encoding DUF6496 domain-containing protein: MAKYAKKSQAKVKRAMEEMKEGTLKSGSGKKVTDPKQAIAIGLSEAREEGAKVPKKASSKKSATKAAPKKAAKKAAPKKAAGKAATKKAAMKKSAKKTTPKKAATKTAKKSAGKK, from the coding sequence ATGGCAAAGTATGCTAAGAAGTCGCAGGCAAAGGTTAAGCGTGCAATGGAAGAAATGAAAGAAGGAACATTGAAAAGTGGTAGTGGCAAGAAAGTGACAGACCCCAAACAGGCAATTGCAATAGGCTTGTCTGAAGCAAGAGAAGAGGGTGCGAAAGTGCCTAAAAAAGCTTCTTCTAAAAAGAGTGCAACAAAAGCAGCGCCCAAAAAAGCGGCTAAGAAGGCGGCTCCGAAAAAAGCTGCCGGTAAAGCAGCAACAAAAAAGGCAGCAATGAAAAAATCTGCAAAAAAAACCACACCAAAGAAAGCGGCTACCAAAACGGCAAAGAAATCTGCCGGTAAAAAATAA
- a CDS encoding hydrolase has translation MSSLLLNRTTFGDTKNKGNVLSEQEANELFTTWVLNAKLQLHMKQVGHLMKCWAAEQEHLGEEDQWRWELAGLLHDADWDQWPAQHCRKIIEELETRDIDPEIIRAIASHGPLHFGVQPETRMDKMLYAFDELSGLVHAYSLMRPAGYEGMDLKGVKKRLKEKSFAANVSRDDINDACARAGLQQDELIMFIIAHQPAVQ, from the coding sequence ATGTCATCGTTACTACTCAACAGAACAACTTTTGGAGATACAAAGAATAAAGGCAATGTTCTTTCTGAGCAGGAAGCAAATGAACTTTTTACTACGTGGGTGTTGAATGCCAAATTGCAGTTACACATGAAGCAGGTTGGGCACTTAATGAAATGCTGGGCAGCAGAGCAGGAACACCTGGGCGAAGAGGATCAATGGCGCTGGGAATTAGCAGGGTTACTACATGATGCAGACTGGGACCAGTGGCCTGCGCAACATTGCAGGAAGATTATTGAAGAGCTTGAAACAAGAGATATTGACCCGGAAATAATCCGGGCCATTGCGTCTCACGGGCCCTTGCATTTTGGTGTGCAGCCTGAAACCAGGATGGACAAAATGTTGTATGCATTTGATGAATTAAGCGGGCTGGTACATGCATATTCGCTGATGCGGCCAGCAGGGTATGAGGGTATGGATCTGAAAGGTGTAAAGAAGCGCTTAAAAGAAAAATCTTTTGCCGCAAATGTTTCAAGAGATGACATCAATGATGCCTGTGCACGTGCCGGTTTACAGCAGGATGAACTGATTATGTTTATTATCGCGCATCAGCCTGCTGTGCAATAA
- a CDS encoding glycoside hydrolase family 5 protein has product MKFIPALFLLLLCTTTNVGAQKFIGTNGKDIIGLDGKPLLLKGTNLGNWLVPEGYMFKFNNASSPRLINQTFVELVGPDATKAFWKKYLDVYITQEDIHYLKSIGMNSIRVPFNYRLFTNENYMGVNDSTLGFKMLDRVIKWCKAENLYVLLDMHCAPGGQTGDNIDDSYGYPYIFENEGSQQLCIDIWKRIATHYAKESVILGYDLLNEPIAHYFDKDKLNPLLEPLYKRITAAIRTVDKNHLVFIGGAQWNSNFKPFGAPFDDKLVYTFHKYWTATTADVIQEYIDFSSKYNVPLYCGETGENDDAWVEAFRKTMDAHNISWHYWPYKKLDNTRGIVTFQVPQYYEQVMQYADTAKKNFEEVRKLRPANTAEIIQALDGFLKNCAFKNCTPNNGYIKALGFKAE; this is encoded by the coding sequence ATGAAATTTATACCTGCACTTTTCCTGCTGCTGTTGTGTACCACAACTAATGTTGGCGCACAAAAATTTATTGGAACCAACGGCAAAGACATTATCGGCCTTGATGGCAAACCCCTGCTGCTAAAAGGCACCAACCTCGGCAACTGGCTGGTACCGGAAGGTTACATGTTTAAATTTAACAATGCCAGCTCGCCAAGGCTCATCAATCAAACATTTGTAGAACTCGTAGGGCCTGATGCAACGAAAGCCTTTTGGAAAAAATATCTTGATGTTTACATTACGCAGGAAGATATTCACTACCTGAAAAGTATTGGCATGAATTCCATTCGCGTACCATTCAATTACCGCCTGTTCACGAATGAGAATTATATGGGTGTAAATGATTCAACGCTCGGTTTTAAAATGCTTGACCGTGTAATAAAGTGGTGTAAAGCAGAAAACCTGTATGTATTGCTGGATATGCACTGCGCACCCGGCGGGCAAACAGGAGATAATATAGATGACAGTTATGGCTATCCTTATATTTTTGAAAACGAAGGCAGCCAGCAGCTATGCATAGATATCTGGAAACGTATTGCAACACATTACGCCAAAGAATCGGTAATACTGGGTTATGACCTGCTAAATGAACCAATTGCACACTACTTCGATAAAGACAAACTAAACCCGCTGCTGGAGCCTTTATACAAACGTATAACCGCTGCCATAAGAACTGTTGACAAAAACCACCTGGTCTTTATTGGCGGTGCACAATGGAATTCCAATTTCAAACCGTTTGGTGCCCCTTTCGATGATAAACTTGTTTACACCTTTCACAAATACTGGACTGCGACCACCGCAGACGTTATACAGGAGTACATTGATTTCAGCAGTAAGTACAATGTGCCGCTGTATTGCGGAGAAACAGGCGAAAACGATGATGCCTGGGTTGAAGCTTTCAGGAAAACAATGGACGCTCATAACATCAGCTGGCATTACTGGCCCTATAAAAAGCTTGATAATACCAGGGGCATTGTTACTTTTCAGGTTCCTCAATATTATGAGCAGGTAATGCAATATGCAGATACGGCAAAAAAGAATTTTGAAGAGGTAAGAAAACTAAGGCCTGCCAACACAGCAGAAATCATTCAGGCATTGGATGGCTTTCTGAAAAATTGTGCTTTTAAAAATTGCACACCAAATAATGGCTATATCAAGGCACTGGGTTTTAAAGCTGAGTAA
- a CDS encoding acyl-CoA thioesterase: MERVKVNLPDVFSFSVELRIRITDLNFGGHVGNDTFLSLLHEARHEYLKRHGYGEVSFEGAGLIMADAAIEYKKELVQGDDIKISVVAAGFDKYGFDLFYKIEVNQPGGYALAAKAKTGMLCFDYAKRKIALLPGAAQEKLQALTA, from the coding sequence ATGGAACGAGTAAAAGTAAACCTTCCCGATGTTTTCAGTTTTTCAGTAGAATTGCGTATACGCATAACAGACCTCAATTTTGGCGGGCATGTTGGTAATGATACTTTTCTTTCACTGCTGCATGAAGCACGTCACGAATACCTGAAGCGCCATGGCTATGGCGAAGTTTCATTCGAAGGAGCAGGTCTTATTATGGCAGATGCTGCAATCGAGTACAAGAAAGAATTGGTACAAGGTGATGATATTAAGATATCCGTTGTAGCTGCGGGTTTCGACAAATACGGCTTCGATCTTTTTTACAAAATAGAAGTTAACCAGCCGGGCGGTTACGCGCTGGCGGCAAAAGCCAAGACAGGTATGCTCTGCTTCGATTATGCCAAACGAAAAATTGCATTGCTACCGGGCGCTGCACAAGAAAAGTTGCAGGCGTTGACTGCATAG
- the rdgB gene encoding RdgB/HAM1 family non-canonical purine NTP pyrophosphatase has protein sequence MEQRTIIFATNNDHKVAEIRKVIGEKFRVITMKEAGIDIDIPEPHDTLEANATEKSTTIYQLTKLHCFSEDTGLETAALNGEPGVKSARYAGEGRDFQANIDKLLRKLQNKTDHTARFRTVISLIWNNTEYLFEGICNGVIIRDQKGNKGFGYDPVFIPDGADKTFAEMTIDEKNIYSHRRKATDQLIAFLQKQPAWNE, from the coding sequence ATGGAGCAACGAACAATCATTTTTGCAACGAACAACGATCATAAAGTGGCAGAGATAAGAAAAGTGATCGGGGAAAAATTCCGGGTTATTACAATGAAAGAGGCAGGAATAGATATAGATATTCCCGAGCCGCATGATACCCTTGAAGCAAACGCCACAGAAAAGTCAACCACGATATACCAGCTTACAAAGCTACATTGCTTTAGTGAAGATACCGGTCTTGAAACAGCGGCGCTCAATGGAGAGCCCGGGGTAAAAAGTGCAAGGTATGCAGGTGAAGGAAGAGATTTTCAGGCCAATATAGACAAGTTGTTGCGTAAGCTGCAAAACAAAACAGACCATACAGCAAGGTTTAGAACGGTAATCTCTTTAATATGGAACAACACAGAATATCTTTTTGAAGGCATATGTAATGGTGTTATTATCCGAGATCAAAAAGGAAACAAAGGTTTCGGCTACGATCCGGTGTTCATACCCGACGGTGCTGACAAAACATTTGCTGAAATGACCATCGACGAAAAGAATATTTACAGCCATAGAAGAAAAGCAACGGATCAATTGATTGCTTTTCTTCAAAAACAACCAGCATGGAACGAGTAA
- a CDS encoding DinB family protein yields the protein MEKKALILRNFEEVRRRSIMLWNGLPEACNYWKPDDAAMSAIELVRHVLQADYGWNIIINKGDMTNYKTPWDGRDFISVQDEIIFAQPYRETFLRSVNSFSEEQLSATTIIHPGNGAEKNLADYLLRIAYHESVHAGQFLSYLRAMKIDRPFIWD from the coding sequence ATGGAAAAGAAAGCATTAATACTTAGAAATTTTGAAGAAGTAAGACGCCGTAGTATCATGCTGTGGAATGGCTTGCCCGAAGCCTGCAATTACTGGAAACCGGATGATGCTGCCATGAGCGCAATTGAACTGGTTCGCCATGTATTGCAGGCAGATTACGGCTGGAACATTATCATCAACAAAGGTGATATGACCAACTACAAGACACCATGGGATGGCAGAGATTTTATAAGTGTACAGGATGAGATAATATTTGCCCAGCCTTACCGTGAAACTTTTCTGAGGAGTGTAAACAGTTTTTCAGAAGAGCAATTGTCAGCAACCACCATCATACATCCGGGCAATGGTGCAGAAAAAAACCTGGCTGATTACCTGCTAAGAATTGCTTACCACGAATCTGTACATGCAGGGCAGTTTCTTTCTTACCTGAGAGCCATGAAAATTGACAGGCCTTTTATTTGGGATTAA
- a CDS encoding branched-chain amino acid aminotransferase: MTDALEINVTKAERSKLKDLNLENIPFGKYFTDHMLEADYENGEWKNVEIKPYQPLLLEPSLSALHYGQAIFEGIKAYRSEDGDAFIFRPYDNFRRFNQSAERMNMPEIPEDIFIEGMKQLIDLDRNWIPAKPDHSLYIRPVMFSTDTTLGVKPSDTYKFLILLSPTGPYYAAPMKIAVEEKYTRAAPGGVGFSKNAGNYGGSMKAATDAKKLGYDQVLWTDAFEHKWLQEVGMMNVFFIINGLAVTPSLEEGTILAGVTRDSAIMLLKDMGFTVDERKISIDELTSAYSKGYLQEVFGTGTAATIAMIKELKYKDQVMEFEPANFKIAAELKNRMNAIKEGKAEDKYGWLIKI; this comes from the coding sequence ATGACAGACGCACTTGAAATCAATGTTACCAAAGCTGAGCGCAGCAAACTAAAAGACCTGAACCTTGAGAATATTCCTTTCGGTAAATATTTTACTGATCATATGCTGGAAGCCGATTATGAAAACGGGGAATGGAAAAATGTGGAGATAAAGCCTTACCAGCCACTGCTGCTGGAACCATCATTATCGGCATTGCATTATGGCCAGGCAATTTTTGAAGGCATAAAAGCATACCGCAGCGAAGATGGCGATGCATTTATTTTCAGGCCGTACGACAATTTCCGCAGGTTTAACCAGTCTGCTGAAAGGATGAATATGCCTGAAATACCCGAAGACATTTTCATAGAAGGAATGAAACAGCTGATTGACCTGGATCGTAATTGGATTCCTGCAAAACCAGACCACTCATTGTATATACGGCCGGTAATGTTTTCAACAGACACTACACTGGGTGTAAAACCTTCTGACACATATAAGTTCCTGATACTGCTGAGCCCCACGGGGCCGTATTATGCCGCCCCCATGAAAATTGCCGTAGAAGAAAAATACACCCGTGCGGCACCGGGTGGCGTTGGTTTTTCAAAGAATGCAGGCAACTATGGCGGCAGTATGAAGGCTGCAACAGATGCGAAAAAGCTTGGCTACGACCAGGTATTGTGGACAGATGCATTTGAACACAAATGGTTGCAGGAAGTTGGCATGATGAACGTATTTTTTATAATCAATGGTCTGGCCGTTACACCTTCGCTTGAGGAGGGGACCATTTTGGCGGGAGTTACGAGAGACAGTGCGATTATGCTCCTGAAAGATATGGGCTTTACCGTTGATGAGCGAAAAATAAGCATAGATGAATTGACGTCTGCGTACAGCAAAGGGTATTTGCAGGAAGTCTTTGGTACAGGTACCGCGGCAACCATAGCAATGATCAAAGAACTTAAATATAAAGACCAGGTGATGGAGTTTGAACCGGCAAACTTTAAAATAGCCGCCGAACTAAAAAACAGAATGAACGCTATAAAAGAAGGAAAAGCTGAAGACAAATATGGCTGGCTTATAAAAATCTAA
- the rpsL gene encoding 30S ribosomal protein S12 encodes MPTIQQLVRKGREIIRAKSKSRALDACPQRRGVCTRVYTTTPKKPNSALRKVAKVRLTNKVEVIAYIPGEGHNLQEHSIVLIRGGRVKDLPGVRYHIVRGSLDTAGVKDRKQSRSKYGTKKEKAKKK; translated from the coding sequence ATGCCTACAATACAACAGTTAGTAAGAAAGGGCCGTGAGATTATCAGGGCGAAGAGCAAATCCAGGGCTTTGGATGCCTGCCCTCAACGTCGCGGTGTTTGCACAAGGGTTTATACCACTACACCAAAGAAACCAAACTCAGCTTTGCGTAAAGTTGCAAAGGTGCGTTTGACGAATAAAGTAGAGGTTATCGCATACATCCCGGGTGAAGGCCACAACCTCCAGGAGCACTCTATCGTTTTGATCCGTGGTGGTCGTGTAAAAGATTTACCGGGTGTACGTTATCACATCGTACGTGGTAGTCTTGATACTGCCGGTGTAAAAGACCGCAAACAGAGCCGCTCTAAATACGGTACCAAGAAAGAAAAAGCAAAGAAAAAATAA
- the rpsG gene encoding 30S ribosomal protein S7 translates to MRKSQAKKLPLAPDARYNDKLVTRFINNLMWQGKKSVAINIFYDAVDKVSKITGDDGYEIWKKALGNVTPAVEVRSRRIGGATFQIPTEVRLDRKISLSMKWLIRYSRERNGKTMADKLANEIVAASKGEGAAYKKKEDTHRMAEANKAFSHFKV, encoded by the coding sequence ATGCGTAAGTCGCAAGCCAAAAAATTACCATTAGCGCCGGATGCACGCTATAATGATAAACTGGTTACCCGTTTTATCAATAACCTGATGTGGCAGGGCAAGAAAAGTGTAGCTATCAACATTTTTTATGATGCTGTAGATAAAGTATCTAAAATAACCGGTGATGATGGCTATGAAATATGGAAAAAAGCATTGGGTAATGTAACGCCTGCTGTAGAAGTACGCAGCCGCAGAATTGGTGGTGCAACTTTCCAGATTCCGACAGAAGTACGTCTTGACAGAAAGATTTCTTTAAGTATGAAATGGCTGATCCGTTACAGCCGTGAGCGAAATGGTAAAACAATGGCAGATAAACTGGCCAATGAAATAGTAGCAGCAAGCAAAGGTGAAGGTGCAGCTTACAAAAAGAAAGAAGACACGCATCGTATGGCAGAAGCGAACAAAGCATTCAGCCACTTTAAAGTATAG